One stretch of Candidatus Eisenbacteria bacterium DNA includes these proteins:
- a CDS encoding T9SS type A sorting domain-containing protein — MGPAAQFRYPQGGSPLPSCHSRGEPMPGYLRFHTIPASALLISLFACSTASTALAATHTPFLTLTSDGSAQYFARSVASGRDVNGDGYEDVLIGATLNGPGTTLLGEVLLYFGGPGMDSIPDLTIPSEPDYAAGNFGAYGTALVDVNGDGYADVVAGNIYGNSKGQVFVYFGGPAMDAIPDLVLSGTFTGELFGFAISSAGDLNGDGYEDLVVTSPNFIPLTDPEAEVQGRAYIYFGGPTVDATPDLILETPYPKVRQFSTHFGNAVAPAGDLNGDGMTDLVVGYAEVPDAGPCCFARAFIYYGGHSLDGSPDWAVRSSFSNGLNHSVSGAGDFNGDGYDDVALTGHVADSTGVISTRAYLYFGGPVTTANPTPNLILVGDPSGHQFGRTILGGRDLNGDGKPDLLIGDFGRAFVFYGGAGADSVPDDVVCALFERSDFGARMAVGDLNGDGVADAVVTATDYFGGSGHVYVFDVSSPLESRALPRHGTITLNSGSPPVCLRFEPVNGSYSNADVDPASLRLVSPGTGDVGEISAIPSKFPDEGDTDRNGIAELAACFTKADLSRLFSTIRGRRTVEVALEGRLVRGRRFRAPLSLAVAGGGGGKEPNLSLRPNPFNPTGTLSFETVNLGRVTVRLFDVRGRCVRRVWTSAFTDAGIHDVRIDGRDDRGSALASGVYFYRIESSDGVLGGRIVIAK; from the coding sequence ATGGGTCCTGCAGCACAATTCAGGTACCCTCAGGGTGGTTCGCCCCTCCCGAGCTGCCACAGCCGAGGGGAACCTATGCCTGGATATCTTCGATTCCACACCATCCCCGCGTCGGCCCTGCTCATCAGCCTGTTTGCCTGCTCGACAGCGAGCACTGCGCTGGCGGCGACACACACTCCTTTTCTGACTTTGACCTCCGATGGTTCCGCCCAGTACTTCGCGCGATCGGTTGCCTCAGGTCGGGACGTGAATGGTGACGGCTACGAGGATGTGCTCATCGGGGCTACGCTTAACGGCCCTGGAACGACGCTCCTGGGCGAGGTCCTACTGTACTTTGGCGGCCCGGGAATGGACTCGATACCCGACCTCACGATCCCGAGCGAGCCAGACTACGCTGCGGGCAATTTCGGGGCGTATGGAACGGCCCTGGTCGACGTGAATGGGGACGGGTACGCGGATGTCGTGGCCGGGAACATCTACGGCAACTCCAAGGGCCAGGTCTTCGTTTATTTCGGCGGCCCCGCCATGGATGCCATCCCGGATCTCGTGTTGTCAGGCACGTTCACCGGCGAATTGTTCGGTTTTGCAATCTCTTCGGCGGGGGATCTCAATGGAGACGGGTATGAGGACCTCGTCGTCACCTCCCCGAATTTCATTCCTCTGACTGATCCCGAGGCCGAAGTGCAGGGTCGCGCGTACATCTATTTCGGGGGACCGACGGTCGATGCCACCCCGGACCTGATCCTGGAAACCCCTTATCCGAAGGTGAGGCAGTTCTCTACACACTTCGGCAATGCGGTGGCACCGGCTGGTGATCTCAACGGGGATGGAATGACCGATCTGGTAGTCGGATACGCGGAGGTTCCGGATGCCGGCCCCTGCTGCTTCGCGAGGGCGTTCATCTATTACGGCGGTCATAGTCTTGACGGCAGCCCCGACTGGGCTGTCAGGTCTAGCTTCTCGAATGGCCTGAACCACTCTGTCTCTGGCGCGGGGGATTTCAATGGAGACGGTTATGACGACGTGGCCCTTACAGGACATGTCGCCGACTCGACAGGCGTAATCTCCACCCGCGCCTACCTGTACTTCGGCGGCCCCGTTACGACCGCAAATCCCACTCCAAATCTGATCTTGGTTGGCGACCCTTCGGGGCACCAATTTGGAAGGACAATCCTCGGTGGCCGGGACTTGAACGGTGACGGGAAGCCGGACTTGTTGATCGGGGATTTTGGACGGGCGTTCGTGTTCTACGGTGGAGCCGGCGCTGATTCCGTTCCGGACGACGTCGTTTGCGCCTTGTTTGAGCGGAGTGATTTCGGAGCGAGAATGGCGGTGGGCGATCTGAATGGCGACGGCGTAGCGGACGCCGTGGTGACCGCGACAGACTACTTTGGTGGCTCGGGGCACGTTTACGTCTTCGACGTCTCCTCACCACTTGAATCGCGTGCCTTGCCCCGACATGGCACGATCACCCTGAATTCGGGGTCCCCGCCGGTATGTCTTCGTTTTGAACCGGTCAACGGCTCTTACTCTAACGCCGATGTGGACCCGGCTAGCCTCCGACTGGTCTCGCCGGGGACGGGTGATGTCGGGGAGATCTCAGCCATCCCCTCCAAGTTCCCCGATGAGGGCGACACGGACCGGAACGGAATCGCGGAGCTCGCGGCGTGCTTCACGAAGGCCGATCTCTCACGCCTGTTCTCCACGATTCGGGGCCGCCGCACTGTGGAAGTCGCCCTGGAAGGGCGCCTGGTCCGTGGCCGGCGTTTCCGCGCGCCACTCTCACTGGCAGTGGCTGGGGGAGGCGGAGGGAAGGAGCCGAACCTCTCGCTGCGGCCAAATCCCTTCAACCCGACCGGAACTCTGTCCTTCGAGACGGTCAATCTGGGGCGAGTCACCGTTCGTCTGTTCGACGTCAGGGGCCGATGCGTCAGGAGGGTTTGGACCTCCGCCTTCACCGACGCGGGAATCCACGACGTCCGGATCGACGGGCGTGACGATCGCGGGTCCGCGCTCGCCTCCGGAGTCTATTTCTACCGGATCGAGAGCTCAGACGGGGTCCTCGGAGGCCGGATCGTCATCGCCAAATAG
- a CDS encoding response regulator, protein MSVLIVDDEQLLVRTVSSVLKEAGYRIAVAGSAEQAEKHVFGATPFDLIVVDNRLPKESGIELIKRLREAAVKSKVILMTAYETPEVKSEAKRLKVDRYLRKPFDLTVLVDEVQSLIGPGGNSAAG, encoded by the coding sequence ATGTCCGTCCTCATCGTGGACGACGAGCAGCTTCTGGTTCGCACCGTCTCCAGCGTCCTCAAGGAAGCGGGATATCGGATAGCGGTCGCGGGATCGGCGGAGCAGGCCGAGAAGCACGTCTTCGGTGCCACTCCGTTCGATCTGATCGTCGTCGACAACCGCCTCCCGAAGGAGAGCGGGATCGAATTGATCAAGCGGCTCCGCGAGGCCGCAGTGAAGTCGAAGGTCATCCTCATGACGGCGTACGAGACGCCGGAGGTGAAGTCCGAGGCCAAGCGCCTCAAGGTGGACCGGTACCTGAGGAAGCCGTTCGACCTGACGGTTCTCGTGGACGAAGTTCAGAGCCTGATCGGGCCCGGCGGCAATTCGGCCGCGGGCTGA
- a CDS encoding sigma-54-dependent Fis family transcriptional regulator, whose product MKLRIRIADDEELIRKSLVKLLRDEEYDVDAVGTAAEVLESVRRDPPHLLVLDLRLPDGSGLDLLPRLKTLAPEMKVIVITAFGDLPTAVEAMRQGATDFLKKPYEMHEMLLAVERLKSGIVRETQLDAFRRGELESFLKTRIIGESPAMRRIWDVVGKVSLSEATTVLIEGESGTGKELVARAVHFQSSRKDAPFLALNCSSFQEQLLENELFGHERGAFTDAREPKRGLVELADQGTLFLDEVGDLPAATQAKLLRFIEDRTFRRVGGAADITVDLRIVAATNRELDPAVRDGAFRQDLFYRLKVVSVDLPPLRERGEDVILLARHFLALYNDKFRKRFLSLDAEVESIFRSYGWPGNVRELRNLLERIVLLEDDEVLREDHLPGEMVAQFESVPRVLRDALAARGEGEEGMPTLAEVEQEHILRVLEHSEGNRSRAARVLGISRQSLIERLKRIAAARGSLASEESARPRLPR is encoded by the coding sequence ATGAAGCTCCGCATCCGGATCGCCGACGACGAGGAGCTGATCCGGAAGTCCCTCGTGAAGCTCCTCCGGGACGAGGAATACGACGTCGACGCGGTCGGCACCGCGGCCGAGGTATTGGAATCCGTCCGGCGCGACCCTCCCCACCTCCTCGTCCTGGATCTGCGCCTCCCCGACGGGAGCGGCCTCGATCTCCTCCCGCGCTTGAAGACGCTGGCCCCGGAGATGAAGGTCATCGTCATCACGGCGTTCGGGGACCTCCCGACCGCGGTCGAGGCGATGCGGCAGGGGGCCACCGACTTCCTCAAGAAGCCGTACGAGATGCACGAGATGCTGCTGGCCGTGGAGCGGCTGAAGTCGGGCATCGTCCGCGAGACCCAGCTCGACGCCTTCCGCCGCGGCGAGCTCGAGTCGTTTCTCAAGACCCGGATCATCGGCGAGTCGCCGGCCATGCGCCGGATCTGGGACGTGGTGGGGAAGGTCTCGCTCAGCGAGGCGACGACCGTCCTCATCGAAGGGGAGAGCGGCACCGGGAAGGAGCTGGTCGCCCGCGCCGTCCACTTCCAGAGCAGCCGGAAGGACGCCCCCTTCCTGGCTCTGAACTGCTCCTCGTTCCAGGAGCAGCTTTTGGAGAACGAGCTTTTCGGCCACGAGCGCGGCGCCTTCACCGACGCGCGGGAGCCGAAGCGCGGGCTGGTCGAGCTGGCCGACCAGGGAACGCTCTTCCTGGACGAGGTCGGCGACCTGCCCGCCGCGACCCAGGCGAAGCTCCTCCGTTTCATCGAGGACCGGACGTTCCGTAGGGTCGGCGGCGCGGCCGACATCACGGTGGACCTTCGGATCGTTGCCGCGACAAACCGGGAGCTCGACCCCGCGGTCCGGGACGGCGCATTCCGCCAGGATCTCTTCTACCGCCTCAAGGTCGTCTCGGTCGACCTGCCGCCGCTTCGAGAGCGGGGCGAGGACGTGATCCTCCTCGCGCGCCACTTCCTGGCTCTCTACAACGACAAATTCCGAAAGCGGTTCCTCTCGCTCGATGCGGAAGTGGAGTCGATCTTCCGCTCCTACGGCTGGCCGGGGAACGTTCGCGAGCTCAGGAACCTCCTCGAGCGGATCGTGCTGCTCGAGGACGACGAGGTGCTGCGCGAGGATCATCTCCCCGGCGAGATGGTCGCGCAGTTCGAATCGGTGCCGCGCGTGCTCCGCGACGCGCTCGCGGCCCGGGGCGAGGGCGAGGAAGGGATGCCGACCCTCGCCGAGGTGGAGCAGGAGCACATCCTCCGCGTGCTCGAGCACTCCGAAGGGAATCGGTCGCGCGCCGCGCGCGTGCTCGGCATCTCCCGCCAAAGCCTGATCGAGCGATTGAAGCGAATCGCAGCCGCGCGCGGATCGCTCGCGAGCGAAGAATCCGCGCGTCCCCGCCTCCCGCGCTGA
- a CDS encoding PAS domain-containing protein: MPRAEAPEAERELFEHVLDALDTGLLVLDQDRHVAAINDTLARGWGVDREDVMGRPIGEVFDSEAERWYLPERGTRGEQGRATREVRGTVAEREVLMRYSSSGLGESGAVLIRIEDLVDADSEEEVFRNTERLISLGELSARVAHEIRNPLTGVRTTVQFVASKLRAGDSRRDDLQDVLKELDRIEQIITDLLLFARPQAGRPVPTDLREIAEKVLDNLARRLEDASIEVERDLDEDLPEVTVDPDMAQQVVLNLLINAIQAMPEGGTLKVGAGLRRTRYKKAYVDVVVVDSGSGIPDEVKEKIFDPFFTTRSMGTGLGLSISLQIAREHGGNLTARNLAQGGAAFRFSLPALLTPEIEEGREEK, encoded by the coding sequence ATGCCGCGCGCTGAAGCCCCGGAAGCGGAACGGGAGCTCTTCGAGCACGTCCTCGACGCGCTCGATACGGGGCTCCTCGTGCTCGATCAGGACCGTCATGTCGCCGCGATCAACGATACGCTCGCCCGCGGCTGGGGCGTCGATCGCGAGGACGTGATGGGCCGCCCGATCGGCGAGGTCTTCGACTCGGAAGCGGAACGGTGGTACTTGCCCGAGCGCGGTACCCGCGGCGAGCAGGGCCGCGCGACCCGCGAGGTGCGCGGCACCGTGGCCGAGCGTGAAGTCCTGATGCGCTACAGCTCGAGCGGCCTCGGGGAAAGCGGCGCGGTCCTGATCCGGATCGAGGACCTCGTCGACGCGGACTCGGAAGAAGAGGTGTTCCGGAACACCGAGCGCCTGATCTCCCTGGGCGAGCTCTCGGCGCGGGTCGCGCACGAGATCCGGAACCCGCTCACCGGCGTCCGGACGACCGTTCAGTTCGTGGCGTCGAAGCTCCGCGCCGGCGACTCCCGCCGCGACGACCTCCAGGATGTCCTCAAGGAGCTCGATCGGATCGAGCAGATCATCACCGACCTCCTCCTCTTCGCGCGGCCGCAGGCCGGGCGTCCCGTTCCGACCGACCTCCGGGAGATCGCCGAAAAGGTTCTCGACAACCTCGCGCGCCGGCTCGAAGACGCCTCGATCGAGGTCGAGCGGGACCTGGACGAGGATCTCCCAGAGGTGACCGTCGATCCCGACATGGCGCAGCAGGTCGTGCTGAACCTCCTGATCAACGCGATCCAGGCGATGCCCGAAGGCGGGACCTTGAAGGTCGGGGCCGGGCTCAGGCGTACCCGGTACAAGAAGGCATACGTCGACGTTGTCGTCGTGGACAGCGGCTCGGGGATCCCGGATGAGGTGAAGGAGAAGATCTTCGATCCCTTCTTCACGACGCGTTCCATGGGCACCGGGCTCGGGCTATCGATCTCACTCCAGATCGCGCGCGAGCACGGCGGGAACCTGACCGCGCGAAACCTCGCCCAGGGCGGGGCCGCGTTCCGGTTCAGCCTGCCGGCGCTCCTGACGCCCGAGATCGAGGAAGGGCGGGAGGAGAAATGA